One window of Dyadobacter sandarakinus genomic DNA carries:
- a CDS encoding FecR family protein gives MNASHEHLSEDLLARYFAQTASGEEINSVERWRDLSPANARELDHYRQLWETTASLATNRFRVDTDLAWAKVKGKMGAVSDTRMEPAQADTRKQTRAFAWTSYAAAAVISLAVLAFAWFTFEQKGEPEKLSFATTSNTVERTLPDGTRVFLNYNSSITYPEHFEGDIRAVSLEGEAFFEVKPDHEHPFVISAGGTEVKVLGTSFNVKAYREKPVRVDVSTGKVRVSKDHRMMDLVKGQGAEVTAGTIRSLNADANILGYRTQVFEFESTSLADAIAILKEGYHTDIQLANASTAQCRLTIRFEKETLDATLSVIAETLGLQVRKEGSTYWLDGSGCQ, from the coding sequence ATGAACGCATCTCATGAACACCTTTCGGAGGACCTGTTAGCGCGCTACTTTGCCCAGACTGCCTCCGGCGAAGAAATTAACTCCGTTGAAAGATGGCGCGATCTTTCGCCTGCCAATGCACGCGAGCTCGATCATTACCGCCAACTTTGGGAAACTACCGCCAGCCTGGCCACCAACCGGTTTCGGGTTGATACCGACCTTGCCTGGGCAAAGGTAAAGGGCAAAATGGGCGCAGTATCCGACACCCGCATGGAACCTGCGCAGGCTGATACCCGCAAACAAACACGCGCTTTCGCGTGGACCAGCTATGCAGCTGCGGCTGTCATCAGCCTGGCAGTACTTGCTTTTGCATGGTTTACATTCGAACAAAAAGGTGAACCTGAAAAACTATCCTTTGCTACCACCAGCAACACCGTGGAGCGGACACTACCCGATGGTACCCGCGTGTTCCTGAACTACAACTCTTCCATCACCTACCCGGAACACTTTGAAGGGGATATCAGGGCAGTATCCCTCGAAGGTGAGGCTTTCTTTGAGGTAAAACCCGACCATGAACATCCATTTGTGATCAGTGCGGGCGGTACCGAGGTAAAAGTGCTGGGTACTTCATTCAACGTGAAAGCATACCGTGAAAAACCGGTGCGGGTGGATGTGAGCACAGGCAAGGTAAGGGTCAGTAAAGACCACAGGATGATGGACCTGGTAAAAGGACAGGGCGCCGAAGTAACCGCCGGAACAATCCGGAGCCTCAATGCGGATGCCAATATACTGGGCTACCGTACGCAGGTATTCGAATTTGAATCCACGAGCCTGGCCGATGCCATTGCCATCCTCAAAGAGGGATACCATACCGACATACAGCTTGCCAATGCATCAACCGCCCAATGCAGGCTTACCATCCGTTTTGAAAAAGAAACGCTGGATGCAACCCTGTCGGTGATTGCAGAAACGCTTGGCCTGCAAGTCAGGAAAGAAGGCAGTACCTACTGGCTCGACGGGAGCGGATGCCAGTAG
- a CDS encoding RNA polymerase sigma-70 factor, producing the protein MTKNQKARPVYTSDPDIVSAIRRGDEPAFEQTFRKFYPRLCHYACTLLKDEDESEEVVQHVFLTIWEKREDLEITLSLKSYLYRAVHNHCLNRFKHHAVREAHREHTLHFVPQSYESVTEAIHASELEERIERAVGNLPEQCRKVFRLSRFEELKYQEIAARLEISVKTVENQIGKALKLLRTELADYLPSLLVFMYFVVEQLTGLKP; encoded by the coding sequence TTGACCAAAAATCAAAAAGCCAGACCGGTGTATACTTCCGATCCCGATATAGTCAGTGCCATCAGGCGCGGCGATGAACCCGCTTTTGAACAAACCTTCCGCAAGTTCTATCCCAGACTTTGCCACTATGCCTGTACGCTGCTTAAAGATGAAGATGAGTCGGAAGAAGTAGTGCAGCATGTTTTTCTGACCATTTGGGAGAAACGGGAAGACCTGGAAATTACGCTTTCGCTGAAATCCTACCTCTACCGGGCTGTTCATAATCATTGCCTCAACCGCTTCAAACATCACGCGGTACGCGAGGCACACCGCGAGCATACACTCCACTTTGTCCCGCAATCCTACGAGTCTGTTACAGAAGCAATTCATGCCAGTGAGCTCGAAGAACGCATTGAGAGAGCAGTGGGCAACCTGCCCGAGCAATGCCGTAAAGTATTCCGGCTCAGCCGGTTTGAAGAACTTAAATACCAGGAAATTGCAGCCAGGCTCGAAATTTCTGTTAAAACGGTCGAAAACCAGATTGGCAAGGCATTGAAGCTGCTGCGTACCGAGCTGGCCGATTACCTTCCCTCACTGCTTGTTTTTATGTATTTTGTAGTAGAACAGTTAACCGGATTGAAGCCATGA
- a CDS encoding M15 family metallopeptidase has product MSTHSLTLLFSFTVLFCFGQKKQNAVPAVEQRMLDRGLVNIQSIDPDISVELKYATSDNFMGRNVYGELKRAYLQPEMAKRLARASAQLRRLHPGYKLLVYDAARPNAAQYDLWNALDALKIPAGSKTMYVADPKIGSNHNFGCAIDLTITDEKGRPLDMGTRFDFFGPLAYPRKEQEMLRTGKLSRQQVASRELLRKVMVEAGFRANTTEWWHFDGMSKSQAKARYGMIP; this is encoded by the coding sequence ATGTCTACCCACAGCCTTACGCTTCTTTTCTCCTTTACAGTTCTTTTTTGTTTCGGTCAAAAAAAACAAAATGCTGTCCCGGCTGTCGAGCAGCGCATGCTGGACCGTGGCCTGGTGAATATCCAAAGCATTGATCCGGACATTTCAGTCGAGCTTAAATATGCAACCAGTGATAACTTCATGGGAAGAAATGTATACGGTGAACTGAAAAGGGCTTATCTGCAACCGGAAATGGCTAAAAGGCTGGCCAGGGCCAGTGCTCAGCTACGCCGGCTGCACCCCGGATACAAACTGCTGGTGTACGATGCAGCCCGGCCCAATGCTGCGCAGTATGACCTCTGGAATGCGCTGGACGCACTCAAAATACCGGCGGGTAGCAAAACCATGTACGTGGCCGATCCCAAAATCGGCTCCAACCACAACTTCGGCTGTGCCATTGACCTTACCATTACAGACGAAAAAGGCAGGCCGCTGGACATGGGAACCAGGTTCGACTTTTTTGGTCCGCTCGCATATCCCCGCAAAGAGCAGGAAATGCTGCGCACCGGAAAGCTGTCCCGCCAGCAGGTTGCGAGCAGGGAGCTCCTTCGTAAAGTGATGGTGGAGGCCGGATTTCGTGCTAATACTACGGAATGGTGGCACTTTGACGGGATGTCCAAGAGCCAGGCGAAAGCCAGGTACGGCATGATCCCGTGA
- a CDS encoding LiaF transmembrane domain-containing protein, whose product MKNSRGIVWGGVLVILGMLWLLRNLDLLHIQWDEVLPYWPVLLIGAGVLLLAGGRERGATGGVAGLLIILAVFGGIVNRTQRAFNNDHDKWSFNWDDDDDDNENHAWNDGHNDDDDEDSGDENKDEGYQQERRDGNKPINGSYKYEMEDFIRKASFHLEGGAGSFTLAGNTSKLFEANTKSSFVGFLSNTSINKLDNSAIVNLKMEEGNVKIKKGEISNQAKIQLNERPVWNIDLGIGAGKGDFDFSKYKVEKLKVSTGVADMDIRLGDRIDNADVEIEAGVASITLEVPQSVGCELHLDGALNAKQMDDLDRINSGLYRSSNFASAAKKVVIHFEGGLTSIHIKRY is encoded by the coding sequence ATGAAAAACTCACGCGGAATTGTCTGGGGAGGTGTGCTGGTTATACTGGGTATGCTGTGGCTGCTCCGGAATCTGGATCTTTTGCATATACAATGGGACGAAGTACTCCCTTACTGGCCTGTCCTGCTGATCGGCGCGGGCGTGCTGCTGCTGGCTGGCGGCCGTGAGCGCGGTGCTACCGGGGGTGTTGCGGGACTGCTGATTATCCTTGCGGTATTCGGCGGGATCGTAAACCGTACCCAGCGTGCATTCAACAACGATCACGACAAATGGAGCTTCAACTGGGATGATGACGACGATGACAATGAAAATCACGCCTGGAATGACGGACATAACGATGATGACGATGAGGATAGTGGGGATGAAAACAAAGACGAGGGCTACCAGCAGGAGCGGCGCGATGGCAACAAGCCTATCAATGGATCCTACAAGTATGAAATGGAGGATTTTATCCGGAAGGCCAGCTTTCACCTCGAAGGAGGCGCAGGATCATTTACGCTTGCGGGAAATACATCCAAGCTCTTCGAAGCCAATACCAAAAGCAGCTTCGTAGGATTTTTGTCCAATACTTCCATCAACAAGCTCGATAATTCTGCCATCGTCAACCTTAAAATGGAGGAAGGCAATGTGAAGATCAAGAAAGGTGAGATTTCAAATCAGGCGAAGATACAGCTCAACGAGCGTCCGGTATGGAATATCGATCTGGGCATCGGAGCCGGAAAAGGTGATTTTGATTTCAGCAAATACAAAGTTGAGAAACTGAAAGTGAGCACGGGCGTAGCCGATATGGACATCCGGCTGGGCGACAGAATTGACAATGCTGATGTAGAGATTGAAGCGGGTGTAGCTTCCATTACATTGGAGGTGCCGCAGTCAGTAGGCTGTGAGCTGCATCTCGACGGTGCGCTGAATGCCAAACAAATGGACGATCTCGACCGCATCAATTCAGGACTGTACCGCTCATCCAACTTCGCATCCGCTGCCAAAAAAGTTGTCATCCACTTTGAAGGCGGACTCACCAGCATTCACATCAAAAGGTACTAG
- a CDS encoding LiaI-LiaF-like domain-containing protein, whose translation MNFRHIFWGVILIITGSLFLVEELTSIDFGRFFWPVILITTGGLLLLRNFLTDSPNRTNI comes from the coding sequence ATGAACTTTCGTCATATTTTCTGGGGTGTTATCCTGATTATCACAGGCTCCCTCTTTCTGGTAGAAGAACTTACCAGCATTGATTTCGGCCGCTTTTTCTGGCCGGTAATCCTGATTACCACAGGCGGACTGCTGCTGCTGCGCAACTTTCTGACTGATTCTCCCAACAGAACAAACATTTAA